Proteins co-encoded in one Quercus robur chromosome 8, dhQueRobu3.1, whole genome shotgun sequence genomic window:
- the LOC126695530 gene encoding uncharacterized protein LOC126695530: MTMLIIASTTSSTSTRAFTFAFKYSPSSSLAFKIKTHFHIIHSKPRITLFLLRPMSSSASRSPANGSVTLQEWQAWGTNSPLPTMVTDIVDQMKALEIDIDAHMTFGGSGGKLQGDFKVQEDKKHRATYQALGDSEKKLQFFSARQIACRLLGSRGYLCQKCWLPFEDCMCSRVMPCSLWCGMRFWLYMHPKDFLRQNNTGKLLWQVFGVEAATLCLFGITEQEEIMWNTFKHAGKNNVWCLYPNKNATSKSVQEAFGQESSADQKCTQLMTNGDKTLNFILIDGTWSNSNAMFSRLKEQAKSIWGAEDLPCISLATGASAMHKLRPQPSWDRTCTAAAAIGLLSELQLLPEFTSYGLDKRAEAVEDALVALLEALTTRRLRMGRSITRKVRHSRDIC, from the exons ATGACCATGCTCATCATCGCCTCCACAACTAGTAGTACTAGCACTAGGGCCTTCACATTCGCATTCAAATACTCTCCTTCTTCGTCTCTCGCATTCAAAATAAAGACCCACTTCCACATTATACACTCTAAACCCAGAATAACCCTCTTCCTCCTCAGACCCATGTCAAGCTCAGCCTCTCGCTCTCCTGCCAATGGGTCTGTTACATTGCAGGAGTGGCAGGCCTGGGGCACCAACTCTCCTTTGCCAACTATGGTCACCGATATCGTTGACCAAATGAAGGCTTTGGAGATAGATATTGACGCCCACATGACCTTTGGTGGTAGCGGTGGCAAGCTCCAG GGCGATTTTAAGGTTCAAGAGGACAAAAAGCACCGAGCAACATATCAGGCTTTAGGAGATTCTGAAAAAaagcttcaatttttttcagCTCGACAAATAGCATGTCGCTTGCTTGGGAGTAGGGGTTACCTTTGTCAGAAG TGCTGGCTTCCTTTTGAAGACTGTATGTGTTCTAGAGTCATGCCCTGCAGTCTATGGTGTGGAATGCGGTTCTGGTTGTATATGCATCCAAAG GATTTCCTTCGCCAGAACAACACTGGAAAGTTGTTATGGCAAGTATTTGGTGTTGAAGCTGCAACGTTGTGCCTCTTTGGCATTACTGAACAGGAAGAAATCATGTGGAACACTTTCAAACATGCAG GAAAAAATAATGTTTGGTGCCTTTATCCCAACAAGAATGCCACATCAAAATCTGTTCAGGAAGCCTTTGGTCAAGAATCTTCAGCAGATCAGAAATGCACACAATTGATG ACAAATGGAGATAAAACTCTGAATTTCATTCTAATTGATGGTACCTGGAGCAATTCAAATGCAATGTTCAGCCGTCTTAAG GAACAAGCAAAGTCAATTTGGGGAGCAGAAGACCTTCCTTGTATTTCTCTGGCCACTGGAGCATCTGCTATGCATAAGCTTCG GCCCCAACCATCTTGGGATCGTACTTGTACAGCCGCAGCAGCCATTGGCCTCCTCTCTGAGCTGCAACTTCTCCCAGAGTTTACATCCTATGGATTGGATAAACGAGCTGAAGCAGTAGAAGATGCTTTAGTGGCATTATTAGAAGCACTCACCACTAGGCGTCTTCGAATGGGCAGGTCCATCACACGTAAAGTAAGACACAGCAGAGATATCTGTTAA